The Oncorhynchus keta strain PuntledgeMale-10-30-2019 chromosome 17, Oket_V2, whole genome shotgun sequence genome has a window encoding:
- the LOC118396679 gene encoding putative sodium-coupled neutral amino acid transporter 8, with protein sequence MEELARESISLLAKPTLDTDGPRLGSLGAIFIMLKSALGAGLLNFPWAFEKAGGIRSAVAVEMVSLVFLISGLVILGYSSAISGQNTYQAVVKDVCGPAIGQLCEVVFVFNLFMISVAFLVLVSDQLEKLCISLYELITGLPETDMPYHWYTHPHFALILLCVFLILPLSIPKEISIQKYISVLGTLAATYLTVAIIVKYHTRESSDVHISPLYTSGISSWASMFSVIPTICFGFQCHEACIAIYSSMENKSLSHWVFISVVSMFFCLVIYSLTGVYGYLTFGKDVAADILMSYTGDDVLMIIARLLFGISIITIFPIILLLGRSVIQDPLLSFRRRFHVVTESYENCSRVGLTIAWITVTLLIAMFIPDISKVISIIGGISAFFIFIFPGLCLVFAMQSEQVSFKTRVVLTTWGMITLICGAFIFGQSTTIAIIQLLNKI encoded by the exons ATGGAAGAGTTGGCGAGGGAAAGCATCAGCTTGCTGGCCAAGCCCACACTCGATACAGATGGTCCAAGACTTggatctttgggagcaattttcatCATGCTCAAATCTGCGCTTGGTGCGGGACTTCTCAACTTCCCATGGGCTTTCGAGAAAGCCGGTGGAATTCGCTCCGCGGTCGCAGTGGAGATG GTGTCCCTGGTGTTCCTCATCAGTGGCCTGGTAATCCTGGGCTACTCCTCCGCCATCAGTGGTCAGAACACATACCAGGCCGTGGTGAAGGATGTGTGTGGACCTGCCATCGGGCAGCTCTGTGAGGTTGTGTTCGTCTTCAACCTCTTCATGATCTCTGTGGCCTTCCTGGTCCTAGTGTCGGACCAGCTGGAGAAAC TATGCATCTCCCTTTATGAGTTGATCACTGGATTGCCCGAGACAGATATGCCATACCACTGGTACACACACCCACATTTCGCCCTCATCCTCCTGTGTgtcttcctcatcctccctctctccatccctaaaGAGATCAGTATTCAGAAGTACATCAG TGTTTTAGGTACTCTGGCGGCTACATACCTAACAGTGGCCATCATTGTGAAATATCACACAAGAGAGAGCAGTGATGTGCATATATCCCCCTTGTACACAAGTGG AATAAGCTCTTGGGCTTCGATGTTCAGCGTTATCCCAACCATCTGCTTTGGCTTTCAG TGTCACGAGGCCTGCATAGCCATCTACAGCAGCATGGAGAACAAAAGCCTGTCCCATTGGGTGTTCATCTCTGTGGTGTCCATGTTCTTCTGCCTGGTCATTTACTCCCTAACTG GTGTTTACGGATACCTGACATTTGGCAAGGATGTTGCAGCAGATATTCTGATGTCATACACAGGGGACGATgtcctcatgatcattgcaagacTGCTCTTTGGGATCTCTATCATcaccatcttccccattatcctccTGCTAGGAAG GTCCGTGATTCAGGACCCACTGCTGAGTTTCCGTCGGCGCTTCCACGTTGTGACTGAGTCGTATGAGAACTGTAGCCGCGTGGGGCTGACTATAGCCTGGATCACCGTCACCCTGCTCATTGCCATGTTCATCCCAGACATCAGCAAGGTTATCAGTATCATTGGGGGAATCAGCGCATTTTTCATTTTCATCTTCCCAG GGCTATGTCTAGTATTTGCCATGCAGTCAGAGCAAGTGTCTTTCAAAACACG AGTGGTCCTAACAACATGGGGGATGATCACTCTGATCTGTGGGGCCTTCATCTTTGGACAGAGCACCACCATCGCCATCATACAGCTCCTCAATAAGATCTAA